The Bombus vancouverensis nearcticus chromosome 12, iyBomVanc1_principal, whole genome shotgun sequence genome contains a region encoding:
- the Eph gene encoding eph receptor tyrosine kinase isoform X7, translated as MAPFNMAGVAGLLATCAAAAASAAHLLPLLLLLICPRGTHAEQVVLLDTTQEEKLEWTKYPFGAEANTPGWVEESFTNFDKGINWRSYVVCDVAYNNVNNWLWTPFIERGPANRMYIEIQFTTRDCSLFPGNALSCKETFSLLYYEFDVATKEPPPWETDSYKLIGRIAAGEGRFNTNTGVVINTEVKSIPVTKKGVYFAFRDQGACISILAIKVYYISCPEISVNFAHFPATPTGREVALIEQTIGTCVDNAVVIEQPTFLCKGDGKWYLPNGGCHCKPGYQADVEKQACTECAIGKFKHEAGSHSCEACPAHSKSSDYGFTECRCNAGYFRAEKDPKKMPCTQPPSAPQNLTVNFVDQSTVILSWNAPHMLGGRTDTTYRVVCDACSMGVKYIPNTEVFNDTKITITGLNAVTTYRFQVFAENGVSALAGKSEYVDITVTTEASVPSLVSNVRITSVKSSELSISWDAPVTEVGGDSDLVERYEVRCYPRYDDATNATVIQTSELSATFKGLKPSTDYAIQVRAKTTRGWGEYTPIVYKKTPHAMGLDYVGEDDNMQVRIIAGAIVAVVVLLVIIIIMTVLILRSRASDECNKKQPSDCDTLEYRNGEGLVVTYMTTPLFTPAVGVAAASAGGAGGGGARSYVDPHTYEDPNQAVREFAREIDAGYITIEAIIGGGEFGDVCRGKLKLPPDGRTEIDVAIKTLKPGSADKARNDFLTEASIMGQFEHPNVIFLQGVVTKSNPVMIITEFMENGSLDTFLRANDGKFQVLQLVGMLRGIASGMQYLAEMNYVHRDLAARNVLVNAALVCKIADFGLSREIESATEGAYTTRGGKIPVRWTAPEAIAFRKFTSASDVWSMGIVCWEVMSYGERPYWNWSNQDVIKSIEKGYRLPAPMDCPEAIYQLMLDCWQKERTHRPTFANLTQTLDKLIRSPDTLRKIAQNSVRPPAHNPYYVTSHAAAAQAAAATAAIPAATTGPFVDVVGHQAHQAQSTIAVPVMPPGAGRSLHYHTHAATHALPQQPPLTYPNWVPFTHFG; from the exons TGGGTGGAAGAGTCGTTCACGAACTTCGACAAGGGCATCAATTGGCGGAGTTACGTCGTCTGCGACGTAGCGTACAACAACGTGAACAATTGGCTATGGACGCCGTTCATCGAGAGGGGACCGGCGAACCGCATGTACATAGAAATACAATTCACGACTCGTGACTGCTCGTTGTTCCCCGGAAACGCGCTCAGTTGCAAAGAAACTTTCAGTCTACTTTACTACGAGTTCGACGTGGCTACCAAGGAACCGCCACCGTGGGAAACGGATAGTTACAAGTTGATCG GACGCATCGCCGCTGGCGAGGGAAGGTTCAACACTAACACCGGGGTGGTGATAAACACGGAGGTCAAGTCCATTCCAGTGACGAAGAAGGGCGTGTACTTCGCGTTCCGCGACCAGGGAGCCTGCATCTCCATCTTGGCCATTAAAGTTTACTACATCAGCTGTCCGGAGATCTCTGTGAACTTCGCACACTTCCCGGCAACGCCAACGGGTCGCGAAGTCGCGTTGATCGAACAAACGATCGGCACTTGCGTGGACAACGCCGTGGTCATCGAACAGCCAACCTTCCTTTGCAAAGGAGATGGCAAATGGTACCTGCCTAACGGTGGATGCCACTGCAAGCCTGGCTATCAGGCTGACGTCGAGAAGCAAGCGTGCACCGAGTGCGCGATCGGTAAATTCAAACACGAAGCTGGGTCGCACAGTTGCGAAGCTTGTCCGGCTCACAGCAAATCCTCCGATTACGGATTCACCGAGTGTCGATGCAACGCCGGTTATTTCAGGGCCGAGAAAGATCCGAAGAAAATGCCTTGTACAC AACCACCGTCGGCGCCACAAAATTTGACGGTGAACTTCGTTGACCAGTCTACTGTGATTCTGTCGTGGAATGCGCCGCACATGCTGGGCGGCAGAACAGATACGACTTACAGGGTGGTCTGCGATGCCTGTAGTATGGGCGTCAAATACATTCCCAACACC GAAGTTTTCAACGATACGAAGATCACGATAACGGGTCTAAACGCGGTGACCACGTATCGATTCCAAGTATTTGCCGAGAACGGTGTATCGGCGTTGGCTGGAAAATCCGAGTACGTGGACATCACCGTCACCACAGAAGCTAGCGTACCTAGTTTGGTGAGCAACGTCAGGATTACCAGCGTGAAGAGTTCGGAACTGAGCATTAGTTGGGACGCTCCGGTAACCGAGGTCGGTGGAGACAGCGATCTGGTCGAAAGATACGAAG TGAGGTGTTATCCGCGATACGACGATGCTACCAACGCTACGGTTATACAAACTTCCGAGTTATCTGCCACGTTCAAGGGCCTAAAACCATCGACGGACTACGCGATACAAGTACGAGCGAAGACTACGCGAGGCTGGGGCGAATATACGCCCATAGTTTATAAAAAGACGCCTCATGCTATGGGACTAG ACTACGTCGGAGAAGACGACAATATGCAAGTAAGGATCATAGCAGGAGCTATCGTTGCCGTGGTAGTCCTTCTGGTGATCATCATTATCATGACCGTTCTGATTTTGAGAAG CAGGGCCTCGGACGAATGCAACAAGAAACAGCCCAGCGACTGCGATACCCTGGAGTATAGAAACGGCGAAG GACTAGTTGTGACCTACA TGACCACGCCGCTGTTCACACCTGCAGTGGGAGTTGCTGCCGCGAGTGCAGGAGGTGCTGGTGGCGGAGGTGCAAGGAGTTACGTCGATCCTCATACTTACGAAGATCCGAATCAAGCTGTGAGAGAATTCGCCCGAGAAATCGACGCAGGATACATTACGATAGAAGCTatcatag GTGGTGGAGAATTTGGCGACGTTTGTCGAGGAAAATTAAAACTACCGCCAGACGGTCGAACGGAGATCGACGTGGCGATCAAGACTTTGAAACCAGGCTCCGCGGACAAAGCTCGCAACGACTTCCTCACTGAAGCCTCCATCATGGGTCAGTTCGAGCATCCGAACGTGATATTCCTGCAAGGTGTCGTAACCAAGAGCAATCCGGTGATGATCATCACGGAGTTCATGGAGAACGGTAGCCTGGACACTTTTCTGCGTGCGAACGACGGCAAGTTTCAGGTGCTGCAGCTTGTAGGCATGCTTCGCGGTATCGCGAGCGGCATGCAGTATCTTGCTGAAATGAACTACGTACATCGAGATCTCGCGGCGAGGAACGTGCTCGTGAATGCTGCCCTCGTCTGCAAGATCGCCGATTTCGGGCTTAGCCGGGAGATCGAAAGCGCCACGGAAGGAGCGTACACGACCAGG GGTGGAAAGATCCCGGTACGATGGACAGCTCCGGAAGCGATAGCGTTCCGAAAGTTCACCAGCGCTTCCGACGTATGGAGCATGGGCATCGTTTGTTGGGAGGTGATGTCCTACGGCGAAAGACCGTATTGGAACTGGTCTAATCAGGATGTGATAAAGTCGATCGAGAAAGGATACAGGCTTCCAGCACCGATGGATTGTCCGGAAGCGATCTATCAGCTGATGCTCGATTGCTGGCAAAAGGAACGAACCCATCGTCCTACCTTTGCCAATCTCACTCAAACCTTGGACAAATTGATACGAAGCCCGGACACGCTGCGAAAGATCGCCCAGAACAG CGTGAGGCCACCTGCACACAATCCGTACTATGTCACAAGCCACGCGGCTGCCGCACAGGCCGCGGCAGCGACCGCTGCGATTCCAGCCGCGACAACGGGTCCGTTCGTAGACGTAGTCGGCCATCAGGCCCATCAAGCCCAGTCGACGATTGCCGTTCCAGTAATGCCACCAGGAGCCGGCCGTAGCTTACACTATCACACACACGCAGCGACACACGCATTGCCACAACAGCCACCGCTTACTTATCCCAATTGGGTCCCATTCACACACTTCGGTTAA
- the Eph gene encoding eph receptor tyrosine kinase isoform X10, translated as MAPFNMAGVAGLLATCAAAAASAAHLLPLLLLLICPRGTHAEQVVLLDTTQEEKLEWTKYPFGAEANTPGWVEESFTNFDKGINWRSYVVCDVAYNNVNNWLWTPFIERGPANRMYIEIQFTTRDCSLFPGNALSCKETFSLLYYEFDVATKEPPPWETDSYKLIGRIAAGEGRFNTNTGVVINTEVKSIPVTKKGVYFAFRDQGACISILAIKVYYISCPEISVNFAHFPATPTGREVALIEQTIGTCVDNAVVIEQPTFLCKGDGKWYLPNGGCHCKPGYQADVEKQACTECAIGKFKHEAGSHSCEACPAHSKSSDYGFTECRCNAGYFRAEKDPKKMPCTQPPSAPQNLTVNFVDQSTVILSWNAPHMLGGRTDTTYRVVCDACSMGVKYIPNTEVFNDTKITITGLNAVTTYRFQVFAENGVSALAGKSEYVDITVTTEASVPSLVSNVRITSVKSSELSISWDAPVTEVGGDSDLVERYEVRCYPRYDDATNATVIQTSELSATFKGLKPSTDYAIQVRAKTTRGWGEYTPIVYKKTPHAMGLDYVGEDDNMQVRIIAGAIVAVVVLLVIIIIMTVLILRRASDECNKKQPSDCDTLEYRNGEVTTPLFTPAVGVAAASAGGAGGGGARSYVDPHTYEDPNQAVREFAREIDAGYITIEAIIGGGEFGDVCRGKLKLPPDGRTEIDVAIKTLKPGSADKARNDFLTEASIMGQFEHPNVIFLQGVVTKSNPVMIITEFMENGSLDTFLRANDGKFQVLQLVGMLRGIASGMQYLAEMNYVHRDLAARNVLVNAALVCKIADFGLSREIESATEGAYTTRGGKIPVRWTAPEAIAFRKFTSASDVWSMGIVCWEVMSYGERPYWNWSNQDVIKSIEKGYRLPAPMDCPEAIYQLMLDCWQKERTHRPTFANLTQTLDKLIRSPDTLRKIAQNSVRPPAHNPYYVTSHAAAAQAAAATAAIPAATTGPFVDVVGHQAHQAQSTIAVPVMPPGAGRSLHYHTHAATHALPQQPPLTYPNWVPFTHFG; from the exons TGGGTGGAAGAGTCGTTCACGAACTTCGACAAGGGCATCAATTGGCGGAGTTACGTCGTCTGCGACGTAGCGTACAACAACGTGAACAATTGGCTATGGACGCCGTTCATCGAGAGGGGACCGGCGAACCGCATGTACATAGAAATACAATTCACGACTCGTGACTGCTCGTTGTTCCCCGGAAACGCGCTCAGTTGCAAAGAAACTTTCAGTCTACTTTACTACGAGTTCGACGTGGCTACCAAGGAACCGCCACCGTGGGAAACGGATAGTTACAAGTTGATCG GACGCATCGCCGCTGGCGAGGGAAGGTTCAACACTAACACCGGGGTGGTGATAAACACGGAGGTCAAGTCCATTCCAGTGACGAAGAAGGGCGTGTACTTCGCGTTCCGCGACCAGGGAGCCTGCATCTCCATCTTGGCCATTAAAGTTTACTACATCAGCTGTCCGGAGATCTCTGTGAACTTCGCACACTTCCCGGCAACGCCAACGGGTCGCGAAGTCGCGTTGATCGAACAAACGATCGGCACTTGCGTGGACAACGCCGTGGTCATCGAACAGCCAACCTTCCTTTGCAAAGGAGATGGCAAATGGTACCTGCCTAACGGTGGATGCCACTGCAAGCCTGGCTATCAGGCTGACGTCGAGAAGCAAGCGTGCACCGAGTGCGCGATCGGTAAATTCAAACACGAAGCTGGGTCGCACAGTTGCGAAGCTTGTCCGGCTCACAGCAAATCCTCCGATTACGGATTCACCGAGTGTCGATGCAACGCCGGTTATTTCAGGGCCGAGAAAGATCCGAAGAAAATGCCTTGTACAC AACCACCGTCGGCGCCACAAAATTTGACGGTGAACTTCGTTGACCAGTCTACTGTGATTCTGTCGTGGAATGCGCCGCACATGCTGGGCGGCAGAACAGATACGACTTACAGGGTGGTCTGCGATGCCTGTAGTATGGGCGTCAAATACATTCCCAACACC GAAGTTTTCAACGATACGAAGATCACGATAACGGGTCTAAACGCGGTGACCACGTATCGATTCCAAGTATTTGCCGAGAACGGTGTATCGGCGTTGGCTGGAAAATCCGAGTACGTGGACATCACCGTCACCACAGAAGCTAGCGTACCTAGTTTGGTGAGCAACGTCAGGATTACCAGCGTGAAGAGTTCGGAACTGAGCATTAGTTGGGACGCTCCGGTAACCGAGGTCGGTGGAGACAGCGATCTGGTCGAAAGATACGAAG TGAGGTGTTATCCGCGATACGACGATGCTACCAACGCTACGGTTATACAAACTTCCGAGTTATCTGCCACGTTCAAGGGCCTAAAACCATCGACGGACTACGCGATACAAGTACGAGCGAAGACTACGCGAGGCTGGGGCGAATATACGCCCATAGTTTATAAAAAGACGCCTCATGCTATGGGACTAG ACTACGTCGGAGAAGACGACAATATGCAAGTAAGGATCATAGCAGGAGCTATCGTTGCCGTGGTAGTCCTTCTGGTGATCATCATTATCATGACCGTTCTGATTTTGAGAAG GGCCTCGGACGAATGCAACAAGAAACAGCCCAGCGACTGCGATACCCTGGAGTATAGAAACGGCGAAG TGACCACGCCGCTGTTCACACCTGCAGTGGGAGTTGCTGCCGCGAGTGCAGGAGGTGCTGGTGGCGGAGGTGCAAGGAGTTACGTCGATCCTCATACTTACGAAGATCCGAATCAAGCTGTGAGAGAATTCGCCCGAGAAATCGACGCAGGATACATTACGATAGAAGCTatcatag GTGGTGGAGAATTTGGCGACGTTTGTCGAGGAAAATTAAAACTACCGCCAGACGGTCGAACGGAGATCGACGTGGCGATCAAGACTTTGAAACCAGGCTCCGCGGACAAAGCTCGCAACGACTTCCTCACTGAAGCCTCCATCATGGGTCAGTTCGAGCATCCGAACGTGATATTCCTGCAAGGTGTCGTAACCAAGAGCAATCCGGTGATGATCATCACGGAGTTCATGGAGAACGGTAGCCTGGACACTTTTCTGCGTGCGAACGACGGCAAGTTTCAGGTGCTGCAGCTTGTAGGCATGCTTCGCGGTATCGCGAGCGGCATGCAGTATCTTGCTGAAATGAACTACGTACATCGAGATCTCGCGGCGAGGAACGTGCTCGTGAATGCTGCCCTCGTCTGCAAGATCGCCGATTTCGGGCTTAGCCGGGAGATCGAAAGCGCCACGGAAGGAGCGTACACGACCAGG GGTGGAAAGATCCCGGTACGATGGACAGCTCCGGAAGCGATAGCGTTCCGAAAGTTCACCAGCGCTTCCGACGTATGGAGCATGGGCATCGTTTGTTGGGAGGTGATGTCCTACGGCGAAAGACCGTATTGGAACTGGTCTAATCAGGATGTGATAAAGTCGATCGAGAAAGGATACAGGCTTCCAGCACCGATGGATTGTCCGGAAGCGATCTATCAGCTGATGCTCGATTGCTGGCAAAAGGAACGAACCCATCGTCCTACCTTTGCCAATCTCACTCAAACCTTGGACAAATTGATACGAAGCCCGGACACGCTGCGAAAGATCGCCCAGAACAG CGTGAGGCCACCTGCACACAATCCGTACTATGTCACAAGCCACGCGGCTGCCGCACAGGCCGCGGCAGCGACCGCTGCGATTCCAGCCGCGACAACGGGTCCGTTCGTAGACGTAGTCGGCCATCAGGCCCATCAAGCCCAGTCGACGATTGCCGTTCCAGTAATGCCACCAGGAGCCGGCCGTAGCTTACACTATCACACACACGCAGCGACACACGCATTGCCACAACAGCCACCGCTTACTTATCCCAATTGGGTCCCATTCACACACTTCGGTTAA
- the Eph gene encoding eph receptor tyrosine kinase isoform X2, with the protein MAPFNMAGVAGLLATCAAAAASAAHLLPLLLLLICPRGTHAEQVVLLDTTQEEKLEWTKYPFGAEANTPGWVEESFTNFDKGINWRSYVVCDVAYNNVNNWLWTPFIERGPANRMYIEIQFTTRDCSLFPGNALSCKETFSLLYYEFDVATKEPPPWETDSYKLIGRIAAGEGRFNTNTGVVINTEVKSIPVTKKGVYFAFRDQGACISILAIKVYYISCPEISVNFAHFPATPTGREVALIEQTIGTCVDNAVVIEQPTFLCKGDGKWYLPNGGCHCKPGYQADVEKQACTECAIGKFKHEAGSHSCEACPAHSKSSDYGFTECRCNAGYFRAEKDPKKMPCTQPPSAPQNLTVNFVDQSTVILSWNAPHMLGGRTDTTYRVVCDACSMGVKYIPNTEVFNDTKITITGLNAVTTYRFQVFAENGVSALAGKSEYVDITVTTEASVPSLVSNVRITSVKSSELSISWDAPVTEVGGDSDLVERYEVRCYPRYDDATNATVIQTSELSATFKGLKPSTDYAIQVRAKTTRGWGEYTPIVYKKTPHAMGLDYVGEDDNMQVRIIAGAIVAVVVLLVIIIIMTVLILRRASDECNKKQPSDCDTLEYRNGEGLVVTYMHCKMDSSPIVTTHTNNKSKSSLTTPLFTPAVGVAAASAGGAGGGGARSYVDPHTYEDPNQAVREFAREIDAGYITIEAIIGGGEFGDVCRGKLKLPPDGRTEIDVAIKTLKPGSADKARNDFLTEASIMGQFEHPNVIFLQGVVTKSNPVMIITEFMENGSLDTFLRANDGKFQVLQLVGMLRGIASGMQYLAEMNYVHRDLAARNVLVNAALVCKIADFGLSREIESATEGAYTTRGGKIPVRWTAPEAIAFRKFTSASDVWSMGIVCWEVMSYGERPYWNWSNQDVIKSIEKGYRLPAPMDCPEAIYQLMLDCWQKERTHRPTFANLTQTLDKLIRSPDTLRKIAQNSVRPPAHNPYYVTSHAAAAQAAAATAAIPAATTGPFVDVVGHQAHQAQSTIAVPVMPPGAGRSLHYHTHAATHALPQQPPLTYPNWVPFTHFG; encoded by the exons TGGGTGGAAGAGTCGTTCACGAACTTCGACAAGGGCATCAATTGGCGGAGTTACGTCGTCTGCGACGTAGCGTACAACAACGTGAACAATTGGCTATGGACGCCGTTCATCGAGAGGGGACCGGCGAACCGCATGTACATAGAAATACAATTCACGACTCGTGACTGCTCGTTGTTCCCCGGAAACGCGCTCAGTTGCAAAGAAACTTTCAGTCTACTTTACTACGAGTTCGACGTGGCTACCAAGGAACCGCCACCGTGGGAAACGGATAGTTACAAGTTGATCG GACGCATCGCCGCTGGCGAGGGAAGGTTCAACACTAACACCGGGGTGGTGATAAACACGGAGGTCAAGTCCATTCCAGTGACGAAGAAGGGCGTGTACTTCGCGTTCCGCGACCAGGGAGCCTGCATCTCCATCTTGGCCATTAAAGTTTACTACATCAGCTGTCCGGAGATCTCTGTGAACTTCGCACACTTCCCGGCAACGCCAACGGGTCGCGAAGTCGCGTTGATCGAACAAACGATCGGCACTTGCGTGGACAACGCCGTGGTCATCGAACAGCCAACCTTCCTTTGCAAAGGAGATGGCAAATGGTACCTGCCTAACGGTGGATGCCACTGCAAGCCTGGCTATCAGGCTGACGTCGAGAAGCAAGCGTGCACCGAGTGCGCGATCGGTAAATTCAAACACGAAGCTGGGTCGCACAGTTGCGAAGCTTGTCCGGCTCACAGCAAATCCTCCGATTACGGATTCACCGAGTGTCGATGCAACGCCGGTTATTTCAGGGCCGAGAAAGATCCGAAGAAAATGCCTTGTACAC AACCACCGTCGGCGCCACAAAATTTGACGGTGAACTTCGTTGACCAGTCTACTGTGATTCTGTCGTGGAATGCGCCGCACATGCTGGGCGGCAGAACAGATACGACTTACAGGGTGGTCTGCGATGCCTGTAGTATGGGCGTCAAATACATTCCCAACACC GAAGTTTTCAACGATACGAAGATCACGATAACGGGTCTAAACGCGGTGACCACGTATCGATTCCAAGTATTTGCCGAGAACGGTGTATCGGCGTTGGCTGGAAAATCCGAGTACGTGGACATCACCGTCACCACAGAAGCTAGCGTACCTAGTTTGGTGAGCAACGTCAGGATTACCAGCGTGAAGAGTTCGGAACTGAGCATTAGTTGGGACGCTCCGGTAACCGAGGTCGGTGGAGACAGCGATCTGGTCGAAAGATACGAAG TGAGGTGTTATCCGCGATACGACGATGCTACCAACGCTACGGTTATACAAACTTCCGAGTTATCTGCCACGTTCAAGGGCCTAAAACCATCGACGGACTACGCGATACAAGTACGAGCGAAGACTACGCGAGGCTGGGGCGAATATACGCCCATAGTTTATAAAAAGACGCCTCATGCTATGGGACTAG ACTACGTCGGAGAAGACGACAATATGCAAGTAAGGATCATAGCAGGAGCTATCGTTGCCGTGGTAGTCCTTCTGGTGATCATCATTATCATGACCGTTCTGATTTTGAGAAG GGCCTCGGACGAATGCAACAAGAAACAGCCCAGCGACTGCGATACCCTGGAGTATAGAAACGGCGAAG GACTAGTTGTGACCTACA TGCACTGCAAAATGGACAGTTCACCGATTGTGACAACCCACACCAACAACAAGAGCAAGTCCTCGC TGACCACGCCGCTGTTCACACCTGCAGTGGGAGTTGCTGCCGCGAGTGCAGGAGGTGCTGGTGGCGGAGGTGCAAGGAGTTACGTCGATCCTCATACTTACGAAGATCCGAATCAAGCTGTGAGAGAATTCGCCCGAGAAATCGACGCAGGATACATTACGATAGAAGCTatcatag GTGGTGGAGAATTTGGCGACGTTTGTCGAGGAAAATTAAAACTACCGCCAGACGGTCGAACGGAGATCGACGTGGCGATCAAGACTTTGAAACCAGGCTCCGCGGACAAAGCTCGCAACGACTTCCTCACTGAAGCCTCCATCATGGGTCAGTTCGAGCATCCGAACGTGATATTCCTGCAAGGTGTCGTAACCAAGAGCAATCCGGTGATGATCATCACGGAGTTCATGGAGAACGGTAGCCTGGACACTTTTCTGCGTGCGAACGACGGCAAGTTTCAGGTGCTGCAGCTTGTAGGCATGCTTCGCGGTATCGCGAGCGGCATGCAGTATCTTGCTGAAATGAACTACGTACATCGAGATCTCGCGGCGAGGAACGTGCTCGTGAATGCTGCCCTCGTCTGCAAGATCGCCGATTTCGGGCTTAGCCGGGAGATCGAAAGCGCCACGGAAGGAGCGTACACGACCAGG GGTGGAAAGATCCCGGTACGATGGACAGCTCCGGAAGCGATAGCGTTCCGAAAGTTCACCAGCGCTTCCGACGTATGGAGCATGGGCATCGTTTGTTGGGAGGTGATGTCCTACGGCGAAAGACCGTATTGGAACTGGTCTAATCAGGATGTGATAAAGTCGATCGAGAAAGGATACAGGCTTCCAGCACCGATGGATTGTCCGGAAGCGATCTATCAGCTGATGCTCGATTGCTGGCAAAAGGAACGAACCCATCGTCCTACCTTTGCCAATCTCACTCAAACCTTGGACAAATTGATACGAAGCCCGGACACGCTGCGAAAGATCGCCCAGAACAG CGTGAGGCCACCTGCACACAATCCGTACTATGTCACAAGCCACGCGGCTGCCGCACAGGCCGCGGCAGCGACCGCTGCGATTCCAGCCGCGACAACGGGTCCGTTCGTAGACGTAGTCGGCCATCAGGCCCATCAAGCCCAGTCGACGATTGCCGTTCCAGTAATGCCACCAGGAGCCGGCCGTAGCTTACACTATCACACACACGCAGCGACACACGCATTGCCACAACAGCCACCGCTTACTTATCCCAATTGGGTCCCATTCACACACTTCGGTTAA